The following coding sequences are from one Ficedula albicollis isolate OC2 chromosome 17, FicAlb1.5, whole genome shotgun sequence window:
- the SLC31A2 gene encoding probable low affinity copper uptake protein 2, translating into MQMTFYFSDTVVLLFDFWNVHSPAGMVLSVLVILLLSVLYEALKMGKAVLLQRALLALPRSLSQEGLSEPQEEEDSRDSRDSRDSSPAQGRWFWFHVAQTLFHVLQVVLGYMVMLAVMSYNGWIFLGAIAGSTLGYFMVYPLLGRG; encoded by the exons ATGCAG ATGACCTTCTACTTCTCGGACACGGTAGTGCTGCTCTTTGACTTCTGGAATGTCCACAGCCCCGCAG ggatggtgctctcagtgctggtgatcctgctgctgtccgTGCTCTACGAGGCCCTGAAGATGGGCAAGGCCGTGCTGCTGCAGCgggcactgctggccctgccccgCAGCCtcagccaggaggggctgagcgagccccaggaggaggaggacagcagggacagcagggacagcagggacagcagccctgCGCAGGGCAG GTGGTTTTGGTTCCACGTGGCCCAGACGCTGTTCCACGTGCTGCAGGTGGTGCTGGGCTATATGGTGATGCTGGCTGTCATGTCCTACAACGGCTGGATCTTCCTGGGGGCCATTGCTGGCTCCACGCTGGGCTATTTCATGGTGTACCCCCTGCTGGGCCGGGGCTAG
- the LOC101811667 gene encoding mucin-1-like, which translates to MGTRQGQQRWGAGATAGGKSAGTAVSCCCPGRAHSAQARLKAPRPGLQHPGRAYSTQARLTAPRPGLQHPGRAYSTQAGLTAPRPGLQHPGRAYSTQAGLTAPRPGLQHPGRAYSTQAGLTAPRPGLQHPGRAYSTQAGLTAPRPGLQHPGRAYSTQAGLTAPRPGLQHPGRAYSTQAGLTAPRPGLQHPGRAYSTQAGLTAPRPGLQHPGRAYSTQAGLTAPRPGLQHPGRAYSTQAGLTAPRPGLQHPGRAYSTQAGLTAPRPGLQHPGRAYSTQAGLTAPRPGLQHPGRAHSAQARLKAPRPGLQHPGWAYSTQDRLTAPRPGLQEGEEMPAPPAVTTRTKVPESRGTATSPGQWQVLAMGPAQGAPSKSLGFCVPPSTGTKADPAEVTAAIPDKEQEVGHRW; encoded by the exons AtggggacacggcagggacagCAACGCTGGGGGGCTGGAGCCACTGCTGGGGGGAAgagtgctgggacagctgtgagctgctgctgcccaggccgGGCTCACAGCGCCCAGGCCAGGCTTAAAGCACCCAGGCCGGGCTTACAGCACCCAGGCCGGGCTTACAGCACACAGGCCAGGCTTACAGCACCCAGGCCGGGCTTACAGCACCCAGGCCGGGCTTACAGCACCCAGGCCGGGCTTACAGCACCCAGGCCGGGCTTACAGCACCCAGGCCGGGCTTACAGCACCCAGGCCGGGCTTACAGCACCCAGGCCGGGCTTACAGCACCCAGGCCGGGCTTACAGCACCCAGGCCGGGCTTACAGCACCCAGGCCGGGCTTACAGCACCCAGGCCGGGCTTACAGCACCCAGGCCGGGCTTACAGCACCCAGGCCGGGCTTACAGCACCCAGGCCGGGCTTACAGCACCCAGGCCGGGCTTACAGCACCCAGGCCGGGCTTACAGCACCCAGGCCGGGCTTACAGCACCCAGGCCGGGCTTACAGCACCCAGGCCGGGCTTACAGCACCCAGGCCGGGCTTACAGCACCCAGGCCGGGCTTACAGCACCCAGGCCGGGCTTACAGCACCCAGGCCGGGCTTACAGCACCCAGGCCGGGCTTACAGCACCCAGGCCGGGCTTACAGCACCCAGGCCGGGCTTACAGCACCCAGGCCGGGCTTACAGCACCCAGGCCGGGCTTACAGCACCCAGGCCGGGCTTACAGCACCCAGGCCGGGCTTACAGCACCCAGGCCGGGCTTACAGCACCCAGGCCGGGCTTACAGCACCCAGGCCGGGCTTACAGCACCCAGGCCGGGCTTACAGCACCCAg gccgGGCTCACAGCGCCCAGGCCAGGCTTAAAGCACCCAGGCCGGGCTTACAGCACCCAGGCTGGGCTTACAGCACCCAGGACAGGCTCACAGCACCCAGGCCGGGCTtaca ggagggggaggaaatgCCAGCACCCCCTGCTGTCACCACCCGGACAAAGGTCCCTGAGAGCCGGGggacagccaccagcccaggccAGTGGCAAGTGCTGGCCATGGGGCCGGCCCAGGGGGCCCCCAGCAAGTCCTTGGGGTTCTGTGTCCCACCGAGCACGGGGACAAAGGCAGACCCAGCGGAAGTGACAGCAGCAATTCCAGACAAAGAGCAGGAGGTGGGACACAGGTGGTGA